The Arachis hypogaea cultivar Tifrunner chromosome 14, arahy.Tifrunner.gnm2.J5K5, whole genome shotgun sequence DNA window ttggttaatatttaatcaataaataaaaaataaataattatatgttattagatataattttacactactaaaaataataataatagttaattaatgactataaattataaaatctattagTCTCCTAATATTTCTCTTAAGTTGATTATTTAagcaaattaataaattaattactaaattaattcaaattgatgtttaaattatttatagttGCTAAGCGTTGTACTAttataatcttaattaattaatatcctTAAATGCATCAGCCACTGTATATGCTAATGTGCATAAATTTCTagtgtatatattatattatattatattatatttgccTCGTCAAACTACATGTATGGCCTACTAATTACGTGAAATTCCACGTAGTTTCATGCATTGAGAAATTCTAATTTGTTATTGTACTTGAAGGACGGGCAAGGCAATTACATTTATCGCTACCAACAATAATCTCGTTAGGTTCTCACCaataacaaataaacaaatatttttgaattacatattattaattaataattatttaaaatttattttttaaaaaatataaaattaataattatttacttaTACTTTTCTTTATTGCCTAAGTCACATTTCCTCTATAAATAGACACAAGCAATATCACAAATGCACAATCACATTTGCTCTATCTCGAGTTATACTTTAATTTCTCTCTTTATCATTGTCTCTAGCTATTCCGTCCTTTCCTCTTTCACTCTGACTCTACACAGATGGATAGCTCTTCCTCTTCGAGTCACCGTGGATCTTCTATAAATGGTAtatgtataattatatataacaCGGATTTAATTTGTATATAGTGTTAAAAAAAATTCTGTTTTCAACAAAATTTGCGCATTTATtatatctatattatatataatagaagtttttatttttttttattttcaccaaCATTTGCacaattatatttatatctatatatatttttatattctatattatatttattatatatatataatgggagTATAGATGAAGAATTGGCGtccaacttttttttaaatatcctttaatatataattcatataaaaatattatttttaagaagtGAATTAgaacttttaagttttaaataacttattatgtcatataaatatttaatagtaAAAACTTATATGAAGACAACTTCTTAGTCGAGAATTATTAGATGATttgataaatttaactaaattattatataatagttctcaattatcaactttataCGAAGACAATTATATATGAGTTTTTatcatatttaataaattaaaaatattatttttacatcaaaattagttactaaaatcagtcgtcaatgtatttatgtataaatataggtagaaactcaggtgcagtcaacttcacgtaaaattaATAGTTGgaagccgttagatgaaaatttaatcaaatcagttaaatcatctaacggctctcacctatcaacttcacgtgaaatcgactgcaTCTGAATTTCTAccataaatatatatagtttaatggTAGAAACTTAGgtgcagtcgatttcacgtgaagttgatacctgagagttcttagatgatttgactgatttgactaaatttttatctaacgactctcagatatcaacttcaagTGAAGTGAACTGCAGGTGAGTTTTcactagtttaatttattttaattgttaatttatatttcaatatatattttattgcaGAGGAGAAGCATATTGTTCTTCCCGGCATCCATGAACACGCGTTAATGTCAACGCCACCCGGAGCGCCATATAGCTGCGATGGATGTAAAGAAGGAGGGTGTGGACGCAGTTACCGTTGTGAAGAAAAGAATTGCAGAGGTTATGTCCTCCATGAAGAATGTGCAAGCGCTGTTCTTCATCGTGAAAACCCCGTAAGTCATTCATTTTTCAAAGGAGAAGTATTCGCGTTCCTAGAGAAACCTCTTGGGCGTCCTAGGGATTGTgatgcatgtagaatggaagtgaaagGGTTTGTGTATCATCGCAAAGCTACAAAAGATGTCGACGACACAGGCTTGGATTTGCATCCATGTTGTTCGAAGCTAAGAGACAACATTTCTTATGAAGAGTCACACGCGACAAAGACACTCACATTGCAACAAAACGTTCCGAAAAAGTGTCGCCTATGTGAGCGTAAGAAATTTGGGGACGATAACAAAGTTAAAGGGTGGTCATATGTAACTTCCGATGGAGATTGCTTTCATGTTTTTTGTTTTAAGGACTTGTTtcttgagaaactcaaagaggaAGATTCCTCCCAAGAGAAAGCTGTAGTGTCAAGAATGCAGACCAATAATGTTACTGGGAATAATATGAAGGTTGTAAAAAAAGTTGGaggaaaatcaaattcaaaaggaTCAGAGATAACGAAGGTGGTGGCGAAGACAGCCACAACAGTGGTAGTCAAGCTATTGTTTTCATTAATTCTTGGAGGAGGACATCCAATTGCTCTTCTTCCTGCTCTTGTGGGATTGTTTTCTACTAGCTCCTCCTCCTCTTAatcaactattaacttcacgtgaaaacAATTAAATGAATACTTTTCTATTGAATCGTTTCACTTCTTTTAATTTCAGTTGAGCAATTCCCTTTATATATGAGTTTGGTGTGCTTGTAATATAATCCTTACAATCtcatcaataaataaaatttgtgtGTGAAACTTTTATATTTAGTCCCTTTTCACTACTTTGCTTATCTAGGAATTGTTCAAGAAACTACTACCACTTTAAATAAGGTTTTGAAAGGAAAAAGGATTTCTAAACCTCCACAAGGCCTTTGTATTGCATATAaatttttctttaacttttatcTCTGAGTGTGTGATTTATAAATAACCACAGATAGGGTTGGTGGGATTGGTGGTATATGCAGCTTGATTTATGGCTGAATCAAAACAAGAAGGAGTAGCTAGTGATTCTATCTGTTGCCTTGGTCATTAGCAATGATCTCCACTCGAGAAGTTTCATTTATCTTAGTTTTGTAAGTAAGTAGCGTGGATTAATGTAATAAGGATGAGCATTCCTCTGATTTGAAAGCAATAATAATGAAGTTTATAGAAACATTCAATGTATTTTAGAGTCTTATCGATTTTCATAAAGAAACAAGCATTGAATCTTGTTATGATTCCTTTGAATTCTTCTCTGTTGTATAGAGAATAACCATTACTGTTGAAGAAAATTCAGATTTCGCTATTAAAGggaataataatagtagtaggaAGAAAAGCTTAGCTTACTTTCTattatctttaaattaaaaacacatatataaaaaataataaaatatataaatattaaaaaattatcagaatttatttatgttaagacTAATGATGTATTACATATATCATATTCCATGCATGCGCGCATAATATAACAACTATGCTAAGTATACTTGGATACTAATAAAATCAGCTATCAAAATCAGATACTAAAAAAGTAGCTATATGTATAATACTGTTGCTACGTTTTTAAGGTGATATAGTAACAAAAATAAGAGTAGCTTATTCTTTAAACATGAATGATAAGAAGCATATTTTTTGATTATGAAGATCATTACTTGAAAAGCGCACTCTATTCTTGAACGTTAAAAGTGTTGCCTTTGAGAATAGACAATGACCAAATAACTATTTCAcgctaaagaaaaaaaataatatattttttgttaaaggcatcatattttttttttcatttttagttacACTTTTTAAGATAAAGTAGTTAAATAGATAATTTTCTTATAGTGAAaataaatattatcattatattatccttattttattttcgaatacTCATACAAGACTTATCATTAGTCATACAAAAGACGGTTAATTATTGGTGGTATATATAAATCGAAAatgtttaataacaaaaaaaattagttaaaaaatttaaaatttattttatttaatatttattaattattatttaaattaataaatattaaataaaataaatttaaattatttttttatctttttaatattattgtatataaataGAATGTAAATAAGAACTgtagttatttttctttgtttattgtgATTATGTTTTTGTCTTCTAATAATACTTTAGAATACGaacttattctttcttttttactgCTGAAATTATAATAGAAACCTTCGAAGGTACAACTATATGAATACAACTCAAATATATGCACCAAACCCTAAGTATTTATATATGTTCATAATCTattaatatcaaatatatttGTATTAGATGAAAGCAGATTACATGTAactatttttatatgaatttgataattaaaaataattatataattataaaaaaattaagaattatcaaaatttattattttttttatcattcaattatcaatttaatttttttaatttgattgatgatgaaaaataataaattttgattgaCTCTTAACATTCTTCTATAATTATTTATTCAACTATGAATTTTGGAAGAATATTACTAAAAGAGAAGacaagaatataaaataaaaagtatatattCAAATAGGACTTTAAAGAATTTTGTATCCGATATTTTTGtctccaaaaaatttttattacgtAGAGATTTTTGAACTTTATAAAAATACAACATATACATTATTTCGTCATATTTTTTATCGAAGACTTATttgttcaaataaaaataataaatttgactaaAATGTAATAAAATTTTGGAGACAAAAACGTTTTACGTACAAAATTTTAGAGACCTATATATACTCTAAAATAGGTGAAAATTCAAGAATTGTCATCAACGACCGCTTCAATAAGATGAGCAACGAGAGAAACAGGATCGCCCATAATGAGATCAAATGCTAGCTTGAACACCACTGCAGATATCTCGCAAACCTTctttattttctcataatttcttttcttgtttcctCCTCTAGCACTAGTACTCTGATTTGACTCCATCTAGtagaagaaacaaggatttgTGAATGTAGAAGTAGTAACAGTAGCAAATTTTGAAGGACAATTTTATAGTGTTTATAAATTTTGTATCTAGGTTATAACCTAACAAGAGATAGAATTCACTCTTTTTTCAAGGCACCATAAAACACATACACCAATTTTAAAAGAGAGGAGTATTTATACAGAGTTACAGACATAGTTAATGACGTGTTGGTTTCAGTACGTGATTTCTAACGGgataatagtcaaattagttcctaaaagataagatatttttcaaATTCATTTCTAAAAgactttttcaatcaaattggtccttcaaggattacgaattaatcatatttttCTTCCAGTCActtcattaacaatttttttcaaaaattgatgttgtaaaacgttaattgataatatatataataccTGATATGTTTAATTGGACATTGActaaatatgtttatgaaaatttattaatttaattatttttttcaattacaaaaatcCTATTCCTAATATGACCTAATgactaaattgataaattttcataaacatatttagtcaacgtctaattgaacatgttatgTGTCATGTCAGATTGTCAGTTAACATTTCACATCATCAATCGTTGACGAAAATTGTGAGTAGAGTAATCGAAGGACAGATATTATTAATTCGTAATATTTGAAAgaccaatttgattgaaaaaatctttcaaataCGAATGTCTTATCTTTCGCCAAGGGGTTGATGTCACGGTGAACAGTGCTGACGAGACTGATCTGGGAGCAGCACGAAAGTCAACTGCTGGTGATAATGTCCGCGCTGAGCTTGATGGCATGGAGGGCAGGGAGAAGCGTGAAGTGCCTGATGCACCTGACGAGCAGAATCAAGCCGGAAAGGAGATTGGCAGAAGTGTGGAGCATTGTTCGAACAACATAGCGAAGGAAAATATTCCACCAAGTGTCGTTAATGAGATTCACGCTAGTTTGGACGGGAGTGGTAAGCAACATGTTGGCATATGTCTGATGAGGGGTGATGCAGTATAGAATTTAGATTTAGAGGATGAGAATACAGTGGTGGAGGAAACTGGGTTGAAGGATGAAGGGACTGTAAGGAATTTAGAAGATTCGGGGGACTCAGAGTAGGATGCAGAAGATGAAACTAATCAAAATGAGCTAGGAGAAAGTTGGGATAAAAATATGGCTGAAAATAGGGCTGCTTGAGATCTGGTGGTCGAATCAGGAACTGTTTTATATGACGAGGATGTGGACATTATAGCTATTCTCCAAGCTCAAAATGAAGTATAGGCACAAAAaagaaggcaaaaaaaaaaagaaagagaaagtaagAAGGAGTCGCCCCAAAAATCGGAATAAGGTGTgtaataaagtttttaaatgaTTTAGTTCGTGGAATATGAGGAGTTTAGGGGGTGTTGGAAAGTGAGAAATGGTAAAAAATTTAAGTGTAAAAATAATGTGAATATGATAGGATTGATAGAGACAAAGAAGGAGGTGATTACTAAGTTTGATGTAGTGTAATTTGGGGTAATGATGCGGTGGGTTTGGAATTTATGGAATCGGAAGGTGCTTCTGGAGGTTTATTAATAATATGGGATGATATAATGTTTAGATTAAGTAATTGTTATAAAGGGGAGAGATTGTTGTGTATAGAAAGAGAATTAAGAAACAATCATTTTTATTTGTGCGGTTTGCTTGGTGTATGGTGCGCATACAAGGGAAGAGAAACTTGttgtgtgaaaaagagttgagtttTTTATCGGGAATATGTCAAGTTCATGTTTGTTACATGGGTGTCTTCAATGAGATTGtgttggaagaaaggaaatgcgCTAGTGTGTTAACAACAATATGGAACTGATGAATATAGAGTTGTATGACTGTAAGTTTATGTAGTTCAGGAATCAATCGTGCAGTCGAATTGATAAAATGTTGGTGAGTTTGGTTTTATTGTTATCATTTGGAGCTATTGGTTGAAAAAGAATGACAGAatcttcaagaatcaagaaataaGTGTTGAAAGAATAGTTAATAGGTCGATTAGGAATTACAAATAGTGGAGTGAtatttgatctttgaattttgcTAGGAAACCAACAGGGATATAGCCAACAACAAGCCAACAAAGATTTTTGAATTGCATtccatatttattaattatcattaattaatgattatttaaattttaatttttaaaagatacaaaattaatgattattaattacCTCTTCTTActctaatttactttttaccatTTATCACGCAAATTCTAATTTCTTTCTAAAAAAAACGTCCAAcctctaaaaaaaataacaaaatataaaataaagaatcatccaaatcttaagaaaaaaaacatacaaaacataagaaaaagaaacatccagaactaataaaaaagaatcatctaaattctaagaaaaaaatatacaaaacataagaaaaaaatcatccaaaactaataaaaagaattctccaaatcctaaataaataaataaaaaacgcaTTAGCTATACAGAAAATATCCAATCAAATGAAGAAAAAACATCCACtagtatacaaaaaaaacatTCCCACGAGACGAACCAAATACAATTCACTTgcatggaaaaaaaaaataaaacagcatCTTCTTTCTCCCGCCCCAACGTACCTTAGAAATAGATTGAATTGCAATTTCACACTCAAATATTCATTGCCTTCCATTAAATTATTATTCACAACAATGGCTTAAttaatatcatatttatattatAAGTTTAATTAACAtgcataatttataatattaataatatgtgcttttaagacataaaataaataaatcctgtattattaataaattgattAAATTCTAATGAGAATGTGAAGTTGTCCTTGAATTTGTTCATATCCCTTTAAATATTTAACAAGGGAAATTGCATGTTGTGCATGAAACGCCTAAATTGCTCACCTATAACTATAAGGTTATGACCCTACTTTGAATATAAAACAAAGGCAACAACACGGTTCatattttttctctcattttgtacctaatatt harbors:
- the LOC112795485 gene encoding uncharacterized protein, with product MDSSSSSSHRGSSINEEKHIVLPGIHEHALMSTPPGAPYSCDGCKEGGCGRSYRCEEKNCRGYVLHEECASAVLHRENPVSHSFFKGEVFAFLEKPLGRPRDCDACRMEVKGFVYHRKATKDVDDTGLDLHPCCSKLRDNISYEESHATKTLTLQQNVPKKCRLCERKKFGDDNKVKGWSYVTSDGDCFHVFCFKDLFLEKLKEEDSSQEKAVVSRMQTNNVTGNNMKVVKKVGGKSNSKGSEITKVVAKTATTVVVKLLFSLILGGGHPIALLPALVGLFSTSSSSS